Proteins encoded in a region of the Mycobacterium branderi genome:
- the pstS gene encoding phosphate ABC transporter substrate-binding protein PstS, with protein sequence MRVNRFGVAMCVLATGAAMVSACGGDNHAAEGKLGCGGKPTLKASGSSAQENAMTTFVAAFERSCPGQSLTYTATGSGVGISEFLSGQTDFGGSDSPLSKGEYTKAQQRCGSPAWNLPMVFGPIAIAYNVNGLPSLNLDGPTAAQIFNGQITTWNDAAIQMLNLGVALPAEPIRVVFRSDESGTTDNFQRYLDTASNGTWGNGAGKKFNGGVGEGAVGSDGAAAAVKGTEGSITYIEWSFAQAQHLNVAKVVTSAGPEPVAISPESVGKTISAAWFVKEGNDLALDTISFYRPNQPGSYPVVQATYEIVCSRYSDPAAGTAVKAFLHSALGPGQNDLAGKGYIPIPEEFKPRLSTAVNAVS encoded by the coding sequence TTGAGAGTCAATCGTTTTGGTGTCGCAATGTGCGTGTTGGCCACCGGTGCGGCGATGGTGTCGGCATGCGGCGGTGACAACCATGCGGCCGAAGGGAAATTGGGCTGCGGCGGCAAGCCGACTCTGAAGGCCAGTGGGTCCAGCGCCCAGGAAAACGCAATGACAACGTTTGTCGCGGCTTTCGAACGGTCCTGTCCGGGGCAGTCGCTGACATACACGGCCACCGGGTCCGGCGTCGGGATCAGCGAATTTCTAAGCGGCCAAACGGATTTCGGTGGCTCCGACTCGCCGCTGAGCAAAGGCGAATACACCAAGGCGCAGCAGCGGTGCGGCTCGCCGGCGTGGAACCTGCCGATGGTGTTCGGCCCCATCGCCATCGCGTACAACGTCAACGGCTTGCCTTCGTTGAACCTCGACGGTCCGACGGCGGCCCAGATCTTCAACGGTCAAATTACAACCTGGAACGACGCCGCAATCCAGATGCTCAACTTGGGAGTCGCGTTGCCGGCAGAACCTATCCGGGTCGTGTTCCGCAGCGACGAGTCCGGCACCACGGATAACTTCCAGAGGTATCTCGACACGGCGTCCAACGGCACCTGGGGTAACGGAGCCGGAAAGAAGTTCAACGGCGGTGTGGGCGAGGGCGCCGTCGGCAGCGACGGCGCCGCCGCGGCCGTCAAAGGCACTGAAGGGTCGATCACCTACATCGAATGGTCGTTCGCCCAGGCTCAGCACCTCAACGTGGCCAAGGTCGTCACGTCGGCCGGTCCTGAGCCGGTAGCGATCAGCCCGGAGTCGGTGGGAAAGACGATCTCAGCAGCCTGGTTCGTCAAGGAGGGCAACGACTTAGCGCTCGACACGATTTCGTTCTACCGGCCAAACCAGCCAGGCTCGTATCCCGTCGTGCAGGCGACCTACGAGATCGTCTGCTCACGGTATTCGGATCCGGCGGCGGGTACGGCAGTCAAGGCGTTCCTGCATAGCGCGCTGGGCCCCGGCCAGAATGATCTGGCAGGCAAGGGATATATCCCGATTCCCGAAGAGTTCAAGCCGCGATTGTCGACGGCGGTCAACGCTGTCTCGTGA
- a CDS encoding pseudouridine-5'-phosphate glycosidase yields MRSDAGLQGVLRVAVEVADALSSGRPVVALETTLVSHGFSDGRGLVAAQQAEQRVRAAGAVPCTVGIADGQVRAGLSAAELQRFAEAGTAARKAGARDLAACVAQGVLGATTVGGTLAICRVLGVRFMGTGGIGGVHRGFADSLDISSDLVELARTPTMVVSSGAKAILDVPATAELLETLSVPVLGWRTDTLPVFYRGAGGPPVAARVDGVVDAARIAALHWKLGCPSGLLLGRPPQPELDIEPVLAEAVGRVARAGVTGQAVTPAVLALVEELTGGRSVAVNQQLIADNAALAAEVAVAYALSRQ; encoded by the coding sequence ATGAGATCGGATGCCGGCCTCCAGGGTGTGCTGCGGGTGGCCGTTGAGGTTGCCGACGCGCTGTCGTCGGGTCGTCCTGTCGTTGCGCTGGAGACCACGCTGGTCTCGCACGGCTTCTCGGATGGACGCGGCCTGGTGGCCGCGCAGCAGGCCGAGCAGCGAGTTCGCGCCGCCGGGGCGGTGCCGTGCACCGTCGGCATTGCGGACGGACAGGTCCGGGCCGGCCTGAGCGCCGCCGAGCTTCAGCGCTTCGCCGAGGCCGGGACGGCGGCACGCAAGGCGGGCGCCCGCGACCTCGCGGCGTGTGTGGCCCAGGGCGTGCTGGGCGCCACCACAGTCGGCGGCACCCTGGCCATCTGCCGCGTCCTCGGTGTCCGGTTCATGGGCACCGGCGGCATCGGCGGCGTGCATCGCGGCTTCGCCGACAGCCTCGACATCTCCAGTGACCTGGTAGAGCTGGCCCGCACGCCGACCATGGTGGTGTCGTCGGGTGCCAAGGCCATCCTCGACGTCCCCGCGACGGCCGAGCTGCTCGAGACGCTCAGCGTGCCGGTGCTGGGTTGGCGCACTGACACTCTTCCGGTTTTCTACCGCGGCGCGGGCGGCCCACCTGTGGCTGCACGCGTCGACGGTGTCGTCGACGCCGCGCGAATCGCCGCCCTTCACTGGAAGCTGGGCTGCCCGTCCGGGCTGCTGCTGGGGCGGCCGCCGCAGCCCGAACTGGACATCGAGCCCGTACTCGCCGAGGCGGTCGGCCGCGTCGCGCGGGCCGGGGTGACCGGTCAGGCGGTGACACCGGCCGTCTTGGCGCTGGTCGAAGAGCTGACCGGTGGACGCAGCGTCGCGGTCAACCAGCAGCTGATCGCCGACAACGCTGCGCTGGCGGCCGAGGTGGCCGTTGCCTACGCGCTGTCGAGACAGTAG
- a CDS encoding pseudouridine synthase, giving the protein MRPAPLPVRDGLGPARVRLRGGPVLAELNSRFGVRPREVVDADGTPVDETTALPAGSFVYLYRELREEVPVPFDIPVLHRDDDIVVVDKPHFLATMPRGRHVAQTALVRLRRELELPELSPVHRLDRLTAGVLLFTTRRELRGAYQTLFARRAVRKTYLARSAGVASVTLPLTVRSRIVKRRGCLQAVEEAGVPNAETLVEPLGDGLYRLTPKTGRTHQLRVHMASLGVPIIGDPLYPKVIDVAPDDFSRPLQLLAHTLEFDDPITGTCRRFVSSARDLAAGSAAVQNSASLR; this is encoded by the coding sequence GTGAGACCGGCACCATTGCCGGTGCGCGACGGGCTGGGGCCGGCGCGGGTGCGGTTACGCGGCGGACCCGTATTGGCAGAGCTGAATTCCCGGTTCGGCGTGCGGCCACGGGAGGTCGTCGACGCCGACGGCACCCCGGTCGACGAGACGACGGCGCTGCCCGCGGGTTCGTTCGTCTACCTGTACCGCGAACTGCGTGAGGAAGTTCCGGTCCCTTTTGATATTCCGGTGCTTCACCGCGACGACGACATCGTGGTCGTCGACAAGCCCCATTTTCTGGCCACCATGCCGCGCGGCCGGCACGTCGCGCAGACGGCGCTGGTGCGGTTGCGCCGCGAACTCGAGCTGCCAGAGCTGTCACCAGTTCACCGGCTGGACCGGTTGACCGCTGGCGTGCTGCTGTTCACCACCCGCCGTGAGCTGCGCGGCGCTTACCAGACGCTGTTCGCCCGCCGCGCGGTGCGCAAGACGTATCTGGCCCGGTCGGCCGGGGTAGCTTCGGTCACGCTGCCGCTGACGGTGCGCAGCCGAATCGTCAAGCGCCGCGGCTGTTTACAGGCGGTCGAGGAAGCCGGCGTGCCCAACGCCGAAACATTGGTCGAGCCGCTCGGTGACGGCCTGTACCGGCTGACACCGAAAACCGGGCGCACACATCAGCTGCGGGTGCACATGGCGTCGCTGGGTGTGCCGATTATCGGAGACCCGCTGTATCCCAAGGTCATTGACGTCGCGCCCGACGACTTCAGCCGACCGTTACAGCTGCTGGCACACACGCTCGAATTCGACGACCCGATCACGGGTACTTGCCGTCGGTTCGTCAGCAGCGCTCGAGACCTCGCTGCAGGATCCGCGGCGGTGCAGAATTCCGCGTCGCTGCGCTAG
- a CDS encoding glycerol-3-phosphate dehydrogenase/oxidase gives MSDRFWPASSLGPAQRASAWERLGAEQFDVVVIGGGVVGSGCALDAATRGLKVAMVEARDYASGTSSRSSKMFHGGLRYLEQLEFGLVREALYERELSLTTLAPHLVKPLPFLYPLTKRWWERPYVAAGIFLYDQLGGAKSVPAQKHLTRAGALRLCPGLRRSSLIGGIRYYDTVVDDARHTMTVARTAAHYGAVVRSSTQVIALLRDGDRVTGVRVRDSEDGAVTDVRGHVVVNATGVWTDEIQALSKQRGRFQVRASKGVHVVVPRDRIVSDVAIILRTERSVMFVIPWGSHWIIGTTDTDWNLDLAHPAATKADIDYILGTVNTVLTTPLTHADIDGVYAGLRPLLAGESDDTSKLSREHAVAVPAPGLVAIAGGKYTTYRVMAADAIDAAAQYVPARVAPSITEKVRLLGADGYFALVNQAEHVGDLHGLHPYRVRHLLDRYGSLIGEVLTMADGRPDLLNPIAAAPVYLRVEAAYAAAAEGGLHLEDILARRMRISIEYPHRGVDCAREVAEVVAPILGWTSADIDREVETYTARVEAEILSQAQPDDASADALRAAAPEARAEILEPVPLT, from the coding sequence GTGAGCGATCGGTTCTGGCCGGCTTCATCGCTGGGGCCGGCGCAACGCGCCTCCGCCTGGGAGCGACTCGGCGCCGAGCAATTCGACGTCGTGGTCATCGGCGGTGGCGTGGTGGGTTCCGGCTGCGCGCTGGATGCCGCCACCCGCGGGCTCAAGGTCGCGATGGTCGAGGCCCGCGACTACGCCTCGGGCACCTCGAGTCGCTCGTCGAAGATGTTTCACGGCGGGCTGCGCTATCTCGAGCAGCTGGAGTTCGGTCTTGTCCGCGAGGCGCTCTACGAGCGCGAGCTGTCGTTGACGACGCTGGCGCCGCATCTGGTCAAGCCGCTGCCGTTTTTGTATCCGTTGACCAAGCGGTGGTGGGAGCGCCCCTACGTGGCGGCCGGCATCTTCCTCTACGACCAGCTTGGCGGCGCGAAATCCGTTCCGGCGCAAAAGCATTTAACACGCGCAGGCGCTTTGCGGCTGTGCCCCGGGCTGCGGCGCAGCTCGCTGATCGGCGGGATCCGCTACTACGACACCGTGGTCGACGACGCCCGCCACACCATGACCGTGGCGCGCACCGCCGCGCATTACGGCGCGGTGGTGCGTTCGTCGACTCAGGTGATCGCGTTGCTGCGCGACGGAGACCGGGTGACCGGGGTGCGGGTGCGTGACTCCGAGGACGGCGCGGTCACCGACGTGCGCGGTCATGTGGTGGTCAACGCGACCGGGGTGTGGACCGACGAGATTCAGGCATTGTCCAAGCAGCGCGGGCGATTTCAGGTCCGCGCCTCCAAGGGCGTGCACGTCGTGGTGCCCCGCGACCGCATCGTCAGCGACGTCGCGATCATCCTGCGCACCGAGCGCTCGGTGATGTTCGTCATCCCGTGGGGCAGCCACTGGATCATCGGCACCACCGACACGGACTGGAATCTCGACCTGGCCCACCCGGCGGCCACCAAGGCCGACATCGACTACATCCTCGGCACGGTCAACACGGTGCTGACCACCCCGTTGACCCACGCCGACATCGACGGCGTGTACGCCGGGCTGCGGCCGTTGTTGGCCGGGGAGAGCGACGACACCTCGAAGCTGTCCCGCGAGCACGCGGTGGCCGTGCCCGCTCCCGGTCTGGTCGCCATCGCCGGCGGCAAGTACACCACGTACCGGGTGATGGCGGCCGACGCGATTGACGCTGCGGCGCAATATGTTCCGGCCCGGGTGGCGCCGTCGATCACCGAGAAGGTGCGGCTGCTGGGCGCCGACGGCTACTTCGCGCTGGTCAATCAGGCCGAGCATGTCGGCGATCTGCACGGCCTGCACCCCTATCGGGTGCGCCACCTGCTGGACCGCTACGGCTCGCTGATCGGCGAGGTGCTGACGATGGCGGATGGCCGTCCGGACCTGCTGAACCCGATCGCTGCGGCGCCGGTGTACCTGCGGGTCGAGGCCGCATACGCCGCTGCCGCCGAAGGTGGGCTGCACCTCGAGGACATCCTGGCCCGCCGGATGCGGATCTCCATCGAATACCCGCATCGGGGCGTCGACTGCGCGCGTGAGGTGGCCGAGGTCGTCGCGCCGATTCTGGGCTGGACGTCCGCCGACATCGACCGGGAGGTCGAGACCTACACCGCGCGGGTGGAAGCGGAGATACTCTCGCAGGCCCAGCCCGACGACGCGTCGGCCGACGCGCTGCGGGCCGCCGCTCCCGAGGCCCGCGCCGAAATCCTCGAGCCGGTGCCCTTAACGTGA
- a CDS encoding NAD(P)H-quinone dehydrogenase has product MATRIVIIGGGPAGYEAALVAAARDAQVTVVDSDGIGGAAVLADCVPSKTFIASTGLRTELRRAARLGFDIDIDDAKISLPEIHQRVKTLAAEQSADITAQLLSMGVEVIAGRGELVDTSPGLARHCIKVTADDGATTELDADVVLIATGASPRILPSAQPDDERILTWRQLYDLDSLPDHLIVVGSGVTGAEFVNAYTELGVEVTVVASRDRVLPYEDADAALVLEESFAERGVKLVKNARADSVTRTEGGVLVTMTDGRTVEGSHALMTIGSTPNTAGLGLERVGIELGRGNYLTVDRVSRTSVPGIYAAGDCTGLLPLASVAAMQGRIAMWHALGEAVTPIRLRTVAAAVFTRPEIAAVGVPQSAIDNGSVLARTIMLPLRTNARAKMSELRHGFVKLFCRQATGVVIGGVVVAPIASELILPIAVAVQNRITVNQLARTLVVYPSLSGSITEAARRLMAHDDLD; this is encoded by the coding sequence GTGGCGACCCGCATCGTGATCATCGGGGGAGGACCGGCCGGCTACGAGGCGGCGCTGGTGGCCGCCGCGCGCGATGCTCAGGTCACCGTCGTCGACTCCGACGGCATCGGCGGCGCGGCCGTGCTGGCCGACTGCGTGCCGTCCAAGACGTTCATCGCCTCGACCGGGCTGCGCACCGAGTTGCGCCGCGCCGCCCGCCTCGGGTTCGACATCGACATCGACGACGCCAAGATCTCGCTGCCGGAAATCCACCAGCGGGTCAAGACGCTGGCCGCCGAGCAGTCCGCCGACATCACCGCGCAGCTGCTGTCCATGGGCGTCGAGGTGATCGCGGGCAGGGGCGAGCTGGTCGACACCAGCCCCGGCCTGGCCCGGCACTGCATCAAGGTCACCGCCGACGACGGCGCCACCACCGAGCTCGACGCCGACGTGGTGCTGATCGCGACCGGCGCCAGCCCGCGGATCCTGCCGTCGGCGCAGCCCGACGACGAGCGCATCCTGACCTGGCGGCAGCTCTACGACCTCGACTCGCTGCCCGATCACCTGATCGTGGTCGGCTCCGGGGTGACCGGCGCCGAGTTCGTCAACGCCTACACCGAACTCGGTGTCGAGGTGACCGTGGTGGCCAGCCGGGACCGGGTGCTGCCCTACGAAGACGCCGACGCCGCGCTGGTGCTGGAGGAGTCGTTCGCCGAACGCGGCGTCAAGCTGGTCAAGAATGCCCGCGCCGACTCGGTCACCCGCACCGAGGGCGGGGTGCTGGTGACCATGACCGACGGCCGCACAGTCGAGGGCAGCCATGCCCTGATGACGATCGGGTCGACGCCCAACACCGCCGGCCTCGGCCTGGAGCGGGTCGGCATCGAGCTCGGCCGCGGCAACTATCTGACCGTCGACCGGGTGTCACGCACATCGGTGCCCGGCATCTACGCGGCCGGCGACTGCACGGGTTTGCTGCCGCTGGCATCGGTCGCGGCGATGCAGGGCCGGATCGCGATGTGGCACGCGCTGGGGGAGGCCGTCACACCGATCCGGCTGCGCACGGTCGCCGCCGCGGTGTTCACCCGGCCGGAGATTGCCGCGGTCGGGGTGCCGCAATCGGCCATCGACAACGGATCGGTGCTGGCCCGCACGATCATGCTGCCGCTGCGCACCAACGCGCGGGCCAAGATGTCGGAGCTGCGGCACGGTTTCGTCAAGCTGTTCTGCCGGCAGGCCACCGGCGTGGTGATCGGCGGCGTGGTGGTCGCGCCGATCGCCTCGGAGCTGATCCTGCCGATCGCCGTGGCCGTGCAGAACCGCATCACCGTCAACCAGTTGGCGCGCACGCTGGTGGTCTATCCGTCGCTGTCGGGTTCGATCACCGAGGCGGCCCGGCGGTTGATGGCGCACGACGATCTGGACTAG
- a CDS encoding gamma-glutamylcyclotransferase, translating to MPLYAAYGSNMHPEQMLQRAPHSPMAGTGWLHGWRLTFGGEDIGWEGALATVVEDPNSKVFVVLYDVTPADEKNLDRWEGSELGIHKKIRCRVERLSSDTTTDPVLAWLYVVDAWEGGLPSAHYLGVMADAAEIAGAPEEYVHDLRTRPARNIGPGT from the coding sequence GTGCCGCTCTACGCCGCGTACGGGTCGAACATGCATCCCGAGCAGATGCTGCAGCGGGCACCACACTCGCCGATGGCCGGCACCGGCTGGTTGCACGGCTGGCGGCTGACGTTCGGCGGCGAGGACATCGGCTGGGAAGGCGCGCTGGCCACCGTCGTCGAAGACCCGAACTCGAAGGTGTTCGTCGTGCTCTATGACGTCACGCCGGCCGACGAGAAGAACCTCGACCGCTGGGAAGGGTCTGAGCTGGGAATCCACAAGAAGATCCGGTGCCGGGTGGAGCGATTGTCGTCGGACACCACAACCGATCCGGTGCTCGCATGGCTGTATGTGGTGGACGCGTGGGAAGGCGGCCTGCCGTCGGCGCACTACCTGGGCGTGATGGCCGACGCCGCCGAAATCGCCGGCGCGCCAGAAGAATACGTGCACGACCTGCGTACCCGCCCGGCCCGCAACATCGGCCCCGGCACCTAA
- a CDS encoding amidohydrolase, whose protein sequence is MSLIDAAESWLAAHHDDLVEWRRHIHRYPELGRQEFATTQFVAERLADAGLNPKVLPGGTGLTCDFGPEHEPRIALRADMDALPMAERTGAPYESTMPNVAHACGHDAHTAILLGTALSLASVPELPVGVRLIFQAAEELMPGGAIDAIAAGALAGVTRIFALHCDPRLAVGRVAVKPGPITSAADRLEITLHSPGGHTSRPHLTADLVYGIGTLITGVPGVLSRRIDPRKSTVLVWGAVNAGVAANAIPQTGVLAGTVRTASRETWQSLEGIIREAVSSLLAPLGVEYTLAYHRGVPPVVNEEVSTRILAHAIEAVGPDVLADTRQSGGGEDFSWYLEEVPGAMARLGVWSGHGPQLDLHQPTFDLDERALAIGVRVMVNIVEQAGSL, encoded by the coding sequence ATGAGCCTGATCGATGCCGCCGAGTCCTGGCTGGCCGCCCACCACGACGACCTGGTCGAGTGGCGCCGGCATATCCACCGCTACCCGGAGCTGGGTCGCCAGGAGTTCGCGACTACGCAGTTTGTCGCCGAGCGATTGGCCGATGCCGGCCTCAACCCCAAGGTGCTGCCCGGCGGGACGGGGTTGACTTGTGATTTCGGTCCCGAACACGAGCCGCGGATTGCGTTGCGGGCCGACATGGACGCGCTGCCGATGGCCGAGCGGACCGGCGCGCCGTACGAGTCGACGATGCCGAATGTCGCCCACGCGTGCGGGCACGACGCGCACACTGCGATCCTGCTGGGCACCGCGCTGTCGCTGGCGTCGGTGCCCGAGCTGCCGGTCGGCGTGCGGCTGATCTTCCAGGCCGCCGAGGAGCTGATGCCCGGCGGTGCGATCGACGCGATCGCCGCGGGCGCGCTGGCCGGGGTGACCCGGATCTTCGCGCTGCACTGCGACCCGCGGCTGGCGGTCGGGCGGGTCGCGGTCAAACCCGGCCCCATCACGTCGGCGGCCGACCGGCTCGAGATCACCCTGCATTCGCCCGGCGGGCACACCTCGCGGCCGCACCTGACCGCCGACCTGGTCTACGGCATCGGCACGCTGATCACCGGCGTGCCCGGTGTGTTGTCGCGGCGCATCGACCCGCGCAAGAGCACGGTGCTGGTGTGGGGCGCGGTCAATGCCGGCGTGGCCGCCAACGCCATCCCGCAGACCGGCGTGCTGGCCGGCACCGTGCGCACCGCCAGCCGGGAAACCTGGCAGAGCTTGGAAGGAATCATCCGCGAGGCCGTGTCCTCGCTGCTGGCGCCGCTCGGTGTCGAGTACACGCTGGCCTACCACCGCGGGGTTCCGCCGGTGGTCAACGAGGAGGTGTCGACGCGGATCCTGGCGCACGCCATCGAGGCCGTCGGCCCCGACGTGCTCGCTGACACCCGGCAGTCCGGCGGCGGCGAGGACTTCTCCTGGTATCTGGAGGAGGTCCCCGGCGCGATGGCCCGGCTTGGCGTGTGGTCAGGTCACGGGCCGCAGCTGGACCTGCACCAGCCGACGTTCGACCTCGACGAGCGGGCCCTGGCGATCGGGGTGCGGGTGATGGTCAACATCGTCGAGCAGGCCGGTTCCCTTTAG
- a CDS encoding M20 family metallopeptidase produces the protein MPTATALDAVENAVRRRGSDLVALSHAIHAEPELAFDEHRSCAKTQALVAERGFEITAAAGGLGTAFRADFGSGPLVIGVCAEYDALPEIGHACGHNIIAASAVGTALALAEVADELGLTVALIGTPAEESGGGKVLLLNAGVFDDVAAAVMIHPGPLDIAAARSLALAGIRVSYTGREAHASAAPFLGVNAADAATVAQVAIGLLRQQLVPGQQVHGIVTDGGQASNVIPAHTELQYALRAPDSSLLGDLEARVGDCFLAGAVATGCDYDVGHFEPTYEALKPDPWLAGTVRDEMARLGRTPVDEQLEAALPVGSTDMGNVTQLLPGIHPLVAVDADGAVLHQPAFTAAAVGPSADQAVVDGAIMLARTVVHLAESPEQRDRVLAARELRAAS, from the coding sequence ATGCCCACAGCCACCGCATTGGATGCCGTCGAGAATGCGGTGCGGCGCCGTGGCAGCGACCTGGTCGCGTTGTCCCACGCAATCCACGCCGAACCTGAGCTGGCGTTCGACGAGCACCGCAGCTGCGCCAAGACGCAGGCGCTGGTCGCCGAGCGTGGCTTCGAGATCACCGCCGCCGCCGGTGGTTTGGGCACCGCGTTTCGCGCCGACTTCGGCAGCGGCCCGCTGGTTATCGGCGTGTGCGCCGAGTATGACGCGCTGCCCGAGATCGGACACGCCTGCGGCCACAACATCATCGCCGCGTCGGCGGTCGGCACCGCGCTGGCGTTGGCCGAGGTCGCCGACGAGCTCGGGCTGACCGTCGCGCTGATCGGCACCCCCGCCGAGGAGTCCGGCGGCGGAAAAGTCTTGCTGCTCAACGCCGGAGTGTTCGACGACGTCGCGGCCGCGGTGATGATCCATCCCGGGCCGCTGGACATTGCGGCCGCCCGCTCGCTGGCGCTGGCGGGAATCCGGGTGAGCTACACCGGCCGGGAGGCACACGCGTCGGCCGCGCCGTTTCTCGGGGTCAACGCCGCCGACGCGGCCACCGTCGCGCAGGTGGCCATCGGGTTGCTACGCCAGCAGCTGGTGCCGGGCCAGCAGGTGCACGGCATCGTCACCGACGGCGGGCAGGCCAGCAACGTGATCCCGGCGCACACCGAACTGCAGTACGCGCTGCGCGCCCCCGACTCGTCGCTGCTGGGCGATCTGGAAGCGCGGGTGGGCGACTGCTTCCTGGCCGGCGCGGTGGCCACCGGCTGCGACTACGACGTCGGCCACTTCGAGCCGACGTACGAGGCGCTCAAGCCCGACCCGTGGCTGGCCGGGACCGTGCGCGACGAGATGGCCCGGCTGGGGCGCACCCCGGTTGACGAACAGCTCGAGGCGGCGCTTCCGGTGGGCAGCACCGACATGGGCAACGTCACCCAGCTGCTGCCCGGAATCCATCCGCTGGTCGCCGTCGACGCCGACGGCGCGGTACTGCACCAGCCCGCCTTCACCGCGGCCGCGGTCGGGCCCAGTGCGGATCAGGCCGTGGTCGACGGCGCAATCATGTTGGCGCGCACGGTCGTTCACCTGGCCGAGTCGCCGGAGCAACGCGACCGGGTGCTCGCGGCGCGTGAGTTGCGGGCGGCGTCATGA
- a CDS encoding purine-nucleoside phosphorylase, which yields MVTGPDALAQRAAELIAEGTGVADHDVAVVLGSGWAPAVAALGSPTAVLPMAELPGFTPPTAVGHTGQVLSVPVGEHRVLVLAGRIHAYEGHDLLHVVHPVRAACAAGARLVVLTNAAGGLRDDFEVGQPVLISDHLNLTARSPLVGPQFVDLVDAYSPRLRALAREVDPGLIEGVYAGLPGPHYETPAEIRMLRVLGADLVGMSTVHETIAARAAGAEVLGVSLVTNLAAGITGEPLSHAEVLAAGAASATRMGSLLADVVARV from the coding sequence ATTGTGACTGGTCCCGATGCCCTTGCGCAACGGGCGGCCGAGCTCATCGCCGAGGGCACCGGCGTCGCCGACCACGATGTCGCGGTCGTGCTCGGGTCGGGGTGGGCGCCGGCCGTCGCCGCGCTGGGCTCGCCCACCGCGGTGTTGCCGATGGCCGAGCTGCCCGGGTTCACTCCGCCCACCGCCGTCGGGCACACCGGTCAGGTGCTGTCGGTGCCGGTCGGTGAACACCGGGTGCTGGTGCTGGCGGGCCGCATTCATGCCTACGAGGGCCACGACCTGCTGCACGTCGTGCATCCGGTGCGAGCGGCGTGTGCGGCCGGGGCGCGCCTCGTCGTGCTGACCAACGCGGCCGGCGGGCTGCGCGACGACTTCGAGGTCGGCCAGCCGGTGCTGATCAGCGACCACCTCAACCTGACCGCGCGCTCGCCGCTGGTCGGGCCGCAGTTCGTGGACCTGGTGGACGCGTACTCGCCGCGGCTGCGGGCGCTGGCCCGTGAGGTCGACCCCGGGCTAATCGAAGGCGTGTACGCCGGCCTGCCGGGCCCGCACTACGAGACGCCGGCCGAGATCCGGATGCTGCGGGTGCTGGGCGCCGACCTGGTGGGTATGTCGACGGTGCACGAGACGATCGCGGCCCGGGCGGCCGGCGCCGAGGTGCTGGGGGTGTCGCTGGTGACCAACCTGGCGGCCGGGATCACCGGCGAGCCGCTCAGCCACGCCGAGGTGCTGGCGGCCGGCGCGGCGTCGGCAACGCGGATGGGGTCGCTGCTGGCCGATGTGGTCGCGCGCGTGTGA